One Candidatus Poribacteria bacterium DNA segment encodes these proteins:
- a CDS encoding redoxin domain-containing protein — protein MFFRNAINAEKNKDTFLSLIFGLTCLALIVFCANLVDAASEKPGYKYQEIKAIVKDLKRRTKSEDLEKLVEKSTEFITSHPKYKRVDEVYYLLGDALVQLDRVEEGVKVFEELIKDYPSARYVERCLLELGLAYDKLGKHDTADAAYEKLVNHPKYGSRSQAKFAKQLLEQDKTTRKGELPKPSRARMNPRDWIGHPALDFEVTDLKGEALSLERYRGQVVLLDFWATWCGPCIAEMPNVKKTYETYKDQKFQIIGISLDRSMEPLKAYIEKEELEWVHYWDTTNKVSSIYRVQAIPSTFLIDGEGVIRKANLRGAALKKAVAELVKENLAKSTGKKEETGSQ, from the coding sequence ATGTTCTTCCGAAATGCTATAAATGCAGAGAAAAATAAAGATACTTTTCTCTCCCTTATTTTCGGGCTTACATGCCTTGCGTTAATAGTGTTTTGCGCGAACCTCGTAGATGCCGCTTCGGAGAAACCTGGTTACAAGTATCAAGAAATTAAGGCAATTGTCAAAGATCTCAAGCGGCGGACCAAATCCGAAGACTTAGAGAAGTTAGTCGAGAAATCAACCGAGTTTATTACGTCCCATCCGAAATACAAACGGGTGGATGAGGTCTATTACCTTCTCGGTGATGCCTTGGTCCAGCTCGACCGCGTTGAAGAAGGGGTCAAAGTCTTTGAAGAACTCATCAAGGACTATCCCTCTGCCCGCTACGTTGAAAGGTGTCTACTGGAATTAGGACTGGCTTACGACAAACTCGGTAAACACGACACAGCGGATGCCGCTTATGAGAAATTAGTGAATCACCCGAAGTACGGTTCGCGATCTCAGGCAAAATTTGCGAAGCAGCTGCTTGAACAGGACAAAACGACTCGAAAGGGTGAACTCCCGAAACCGTCAAGGGCAAGGATGAACCCCCGAGACTGGATCGGACATCCTGCACTCGATTTTGAGGTGACGGATTTAAAAGGTGAAGCCCTCTCGTTGGAACGGTATCGCGGACAGGTCGTGTTACTCGATTTTTGGGCGACGTGGTGTGGTCCGTGTATCGCAGAGATGCCCAACGTCAAGAAAACCTACGAAACGTATAAGGATCAGAAGTTTCAGATTATCGGTATCAGCCTTGATAGATCAATGGAACCTCTTAAGGCTTATATTGAAAAAGAGGAACTCGAATGGGTTCACTACTGGGATACTACCAACAAGGTTAGCAGCATATATAGAGTGCAGGCGATTCCGTCAACCTTTCTGATTGATGGTGAAGGTGTTATCCGGAAAGCAAACCTCCGCGGTGCTGCGCTTAAGAAGGCAGTTGCTGAATTGGTGAAGGAAAACCTGGCAAAATCAACAGGAAAAAAAGAAGAGACAGGTTCCCAGTAA
- a CDS encoding redoxin domain-containing protein: MFPQSEDINTKRWYHLVIALMGLALISSCVSSTLNETRSTSAAAAPTYNEIKAMIEKLSEGGEPADYEVLIEKSRAFIKANPKYRQVDEIYYYLGAILVQLQRTEEGIAVLEELIKDYPSANYVEPSLLTLGLAYDKISAHDKADVLYEKLAYHSKYSTGRYAETARQLLERDRTTRTGELSGSSETSPHQKPSQFINKPAPDFYVMDIMGEELSLQQYRGQVVLLDFWATWCQPCLAEMPNVKETYRKYKNRKFQIIGISLDNAREPLEAYIKGEGIAWRQYFDSSGQISNLYGVRAIPSTFLIDGTGIVRKVNLRGPALETAVTDLVRENTAN, encoded by the coding sequence ATGTTTCCGCAAAGTGAGGATATCAATACAAAGCGTTGGTATCATCTCGTTATCGCACTCATGGGATTGGCATTGATTAGTTCCTGCGTGAGTTCAACGCTCAACGAAACACGTTCGACTTCTGCTGCAGCCGCCCCTACCTATAACGAGATTAAAGCGATGATTGAAAAACTTTCAGAGGGTGGCGAACCGGCTGACTACGAAGTATTGATTGAGAAATCAAGAGCTTTCATCAAAGCAAACCCAAAATACAGGCAGGTAGATGAGATTTACTATTACCTCGGTGCCATCTTAGTTCAGCTGCAGCGGACGGAAGAAGGGATCGCAGTCCTTGAAGAACTTATTAAGGATTATCCTTCTGCTAACTATGTTGAACCGAGCCTGCTAACCCTGGGATTGGCTTATGACAAAATCAGCGCGCACGATAAAGCAGATGTGCTTTACGAAAAACTGGCGTATCACTCAAAGTACAGCACCGGTAGGTATGCCGAAACCGCTCGGCAACTCCTTGAACGAGATAGAACCACACGAACAGGCGAATTATCGGGTTCGTCTGAAACGAGTCCGCACCAGAAACCGAGCCAATTTATCAATAAACCGGCACCAGATTTTTACGTGATGGACATAATGGGTGAAGAACTTTCACTCCAACAGTATCGCGGACAGGTTGTTCTGCTCGATTTCTGGGCAACATGGTGCCAACCTTGCCTCGCGGAGATGCCTAATGTCAAAGAGACTTACCGAAAATATAAGAATCGGAAGTTTCAGATTATTGGCATTAGCTTAGATAACGCAAGAGAACCGCTTGAGGCATACATTAAAGGCGAAGGCATCGCGTGGCGGCAATACTTCGACAGCAGCGGTCAGATTAGTAATTTGTACGGTGTGCGTGCAATCCCATCGACATTTTTGATTGACGGCACCGGCATTGTCCGAAAGGTGAATCTTCGTGGTCCTGCACTTGAAACGGCAGTAACTGACCTCGTGCGGGAAAACACAGCCAATTAA
- the infC gene encoding translation initiation factor IF-3 translates to MHYRGRRTQRTTERQSRSNYQIRAKEILLIDHENKQVGVMSPRDAMKLAEEVGLDLVEVSANAKPPVCKIMDYGKYQYEKNKRAREARKKQSKVVLKGMQFRPDTAEHDYQFKKRHVEDFLKNGWKVRATVRFRGREMLHTELGRNLLSRLRDDLEEVADVEQPPRMETRIMSMTLAPKSS, encoded by the coding sequence ATACATTACAGAGGCAGACGTACTCAGAGGACGACGGAAAGACAGAGTCGTTCCAATTATCAGATTCGAGCCAAAGAAATTTTACTAATAGACCATGAAAACAAGCAGGTCGGTGTCATGTCGCCACGCGACGCAATGAAACTTGCTGAAGAAGTTGGATTGGATTTGGTAGAGGTATCGGCGAACGCTAAACCTCCCGTTTGTAAAATTATGGACTACGGGAAGTATCAGTATGAGAAGAACAAGCGGGCGCGCGAGGCTCGAAAGAAACAGTCGAAGGTTGTTTTGAAGGGGATGCAGTTCCGTCCAGATACAGCGGAACACGACTACCAGTTCAAGAAACGACATGTTGAGGATTTTCTGAAGAATGGGTGGAAGGTTCGTGCGACCGTACGGTTCCGCGGCCGTGAGATGCTCCATACTGAACTTGGCAGAAATCTGCTTTCACGTCTCAGAGATGACCTCGAAGAGGTTGCAGATGTAGAGCAACCGCCGCGGATGGAAACCCGTATTATGTCGATGACCCTCGCGCCAAAATCTTCGTAA
- the rpmI gene encoding 50S ribosomal protein L35 — MPKMKTHKGAAKRFKFTGKGKIRRNRAYAGHLFLSKSAKQKRRLRQATLVDPSNEKRLKRLIHQ, encoded by the coding sequence ATGCCAAAAATGAAAACGCATAAAGGCGCGGCGAAACGTTTCAAATTCACGGGAAAAGGCAAAATCCGCCGAAATCGTGCTTATGCTGGACACCTGTTCCTTTCAAAGTCAGCGAAGCAGAAGCGTAGGTTACGACAAGCGACTTTAGTCGACCCAAGCAATGAGAAACGCTTGAAACGCCTAATTCATCAATAG
- the rplT gene encoding 50S ribosomal protein L20: protein MARVKTGNVRRKRRSRILKHSKGYRGGRNNLKRTAMEAVEKGWNHAYAHRRARKRDFRRLWITRINAAARLHGLSYSRFMHGLKTAGIELDRKVLADIAVNDEAGFGQLAALAKG from the coding sequence ATGGCACGAGTAAAAACGGGGAATGTACGACGCAAACGACGGAGCCGCATACTCAAACATTCCAAAGGATACCGTGGGGGTAGGAACAACCTCAAACGCACCGCTATGGAGGCGGTCGAGAAGGGGTGGAACCACGCCTACGCACATCGTCGCGCACGCAAACGCGATTTTAGACGGCTTTGGATTACAAGGATTAACGCCGCCGCAAGATTACACGGACTCTCCTACAGTCGATTCATGCACGGTCTTAAAACCGCTGGCATTGAACTCGATCGGAAGGTTCTCGCCGACATCGCTGTGAATGATGAAGCCGGTTTTGGACAACTTGCCGCCCTCGCAAAGGGATAA
- the pheS gene encoding phenylalanine--tRNA ligase subunit alpha — protein MKEELEKIKVEGLQALKGVETLDALELLRIEYFGRRGKLTDVMKGMGKLSKEERPEIGKLANEVRTTLTEAFEGVTERLHRQQREQQLQAEAIDITLPGRKPAYGKAHPVMQVLERIEAIFGQMGFEVVTGPDVETEYYNFDALNTPADHPARDLHDTFYLTDGHLLRTHTSPVQIRTMENQKPPVRIIVPGKCYRVDYDISHTPMFHHVEVLLVDRHVTFSELKGILTSFARQMFGDQTQMRFRPHFFPFTEPSAEVDISCTVCQGKGCRSCGNTGWTEILGAGAVDPAVFEAVNYNPDEVTGFAFGIGVERIANLLFRIPDMRTFYENDLRFLRQF, from the coding sequence ATGAAAGAAGAATTGGAAAAGATAAAAGTGGAAGGACTTCAGGCTTTAAAGGGAGTTGAAACACTTGACGCGCTGGAGTTGCTCAGGATTGAATATTTTGGGCGTAGGGGAAAGTTAACCGATGTCATGAAGGGCATGGGTAAACTTTCGAAGGAGGAGCGTCCGGAGATTGGGAAGCTCGCGAATGAGGTGCGCACCACACTTACGGAGGCGTTTGAGGGTGTAACAGAGAGATTGCATCGTCAGCAGCGGGAACAGCAGCTGCAGGCGGAGGCTATTGACATCACCCTTCCCGGACGGAAACCTGCTTACGGGAAAGCGCATCCTGTGATGCAGGTCTTGGAACGTATTGAAGCGATTTTCGGACAAATGGGGTTTGAAGTGGTAACGGGACCGGATGTGGAGACGGAGTATTACAATTTTGATGCCTTGAATACACCGGCAGATCACCCGGCTCGCGACTTACACGATACCTTTTACTTAACCGACGGGCATCTCTTGAGGACACATACATCCCCTGTGCAGATCCGCACAATGGAGAATCAGAAACCGCCGGTCCGAATTATTGTGCCGGGGAAATGCTATCGCGTGGATTACGATATTTCACATACACCGATGTTCCATCACGTAGAGGTACTGCTCGTCGATAGACACGTCACTTTTAGTGAACTCAAAGGGATTTTGACCTCTTTCGCTCGACAGATGTTCGGGGATCAAACGCAGATGCGGTTCCGTCCGCATTTCTTTCCTTTTACGGAGCCGAGTGCGGAGGTAGACATCTCCTGTACCGTCTGTCAGGGGAAAGGATGTCGGAGTTGTGGGAACACGGGATGGACCGAGATCCTTGGCGCGGGTGCTGTGGATCCAGCGGTGTTTGAGGCGGTAAACTATAACCCGGATGAGGTTACAGGGTTTGCTTTCGGCATCGGAGTGGAACGGATTGCGAATCTCCTATTCCGTATTCCCGATATGCGTACCTTTTATGAGAACGACCTGCGGTTTTTGCGACAGTTTTAG
- the pheT gene encoding phenylalanine--tRNA ligase subunit beta, with product MNVTLNWLKDYIDFEFSPSELADRLTMLGIEVEAIKELGTGLEGVVVGKVSAVGPHPNADKLVLCQVDVGEPEELQIVCGAPNVRVGMLAPVATIGATLPIGLTIKSAKLRGEVSQGMLCSEKELGFSEEAAGLMELPTGVSVGSSLVAALGLDDVMFELEITPNRPDCLSLIGVAREIRAETGNSLKLPRVDLQENETDIRSLTSVTIDAPDLCPRYAARVIRGIKVAESPAWLRQRLESVGIGVINNIVDVTNFVLMEYGQPLHAFDYHKLAENRIVVRRTAGGEQLTTLDEIDRELTADMLVIADAEKPVALAGIMGGYDSEITETTCDVLLESAYFSPSSIRATAKALGMSTEASYRFERGADPGVVLTALDRAAELIAELAGGAVCKGIVDVYPGEQPLTEIKLRPDRVNFVLGTEIEKSEMAQILMRLGFDVQAFESAYQITVPTFRSDITREIDLIEEIARVYGYDNIPTALPKGDIPVPAPNPKVEVRKRIKRFLLAAGMMEAVNYSFSDPNCFEKIRLPSDSPLRETLRLQNPLSPEMSILRTTLIPGLLENTQHNRNHQINAISLFEIGGVFVRDGNQKEPERVAGVLAGQIGDGVYGNLYRDPDFFDIKGLVEGMLEVCGVTEYTLQKTDVPTFHPGRNAVVLLGETQVGTFGEAHPEVLENYDLPYKAYLFDFDLEALVSATVFSRRFEPISIYPKVERDLAIVVDKAVLSDIPIALIYTTGGEWVESVRLFDVYEGEQVPEGKKSLAYTIVYHSDAETLTDKAVNALHERVVEHLHQELGAELRM from the coding sequence ATGAACGTGACCTTAAATTGGCTCAAAGACTATATTGATTTTGAATTTTCCCCGAGTGAACTCGCTGATCGGCTGACGATGTTAGGCATTGAAGTTGAGGCGATTAAAGAACTCGGCACTGGGTTAGAGGGTGTAGTCGTCGGCAAAGTAAGTGCTGTAGGACCGCACCCGAATGCCGATAAGCTTGTTCTCTGTCAGGTAGATGTCGGTGAGCCAGAAGAACTGCAGATTGTCTGCGGTGCGCCAAATGTTCGAGTGGGGATGTTGGCACCCGTTGCTACAATCGGTGCGACGCTACCTATCGGTTTGACAATCAAATCTGCCAAACTGCGAGGCGAGGTCTCACAAGGAATGCTCTGCTCCGAAAAAGAGTTGGGATTCTCTGAAGAGGCTGCCGGTCTGATGGAACTCCCCACCGGTGTATCCGTCGGTTCATCTCTGGTGGCGGCTTTGGGGTTAGACGATGTGATGTTTGAACTTGAGATTACGCCGAACCGTCCAGATTGTCTGAGTCTTATCGGTGTTGCCCGCGAGATCCGTGCGGAGACTGGGAATTCTTTAAAGCTGCCTCGTGTCGATTTGCAAGAGAATGAAACCGATATCCGAAGCCTAACCTCTGTAACAATTGATGCGCCAGATCTCTGTCCGCGTTATGCTGCCCGCGTTATTCGAGGAATCAAGGTCGCGGAATCACCAGCGTGGTTACGACAGCGGCTTGAATCTGTCGGTATTGGTGTTATCAACAACATTGTTGACGTGACGAACTTCGTCTTGATGGAATATGGGCAGCCTCTCCACGCCTTTGATTATCATAAGTTAGCGGAAAATCGCATCGTTGTACGGCGGACAGCGGGGGGTGAACAACTGACGACCCTCGACGAAATTGATCGTGAGCTCACGGCTGATATGCTCGTCATCGCTGATGCTGAAAAACCTGTTGCACTTGCCGGAATTATGGGTGGCTACGATTCCGAGATTACGGAAACGACGTGTGATGTCCTACTGGAAAGTGCCTATTTTAGTCCATCGAGTATTCGGGCAACTGCAAAGGCGTTGGGGATGAGCACGGAAGCCTCTTACAGGTTTGAACGCGGTGCTGATCCGGGAGTGGTCCTCACTGCGCTGGATCGTGCAGCAGAGCTCATCGCTGAATTGGCAGGTGGGGCTGTCTGTAAGGGTATCGTTGATGTCTATCCCGGAGAACAACCTCTAACTGAAATTAAACTTCGTCCGGATCGGGTCAATTTTGTATTGGGAACTGAGATTGAGAAGTCAGAGATGGCGCAGATTTTAATGCGTCTCGGTTTTGATGTCCAAGCGTTTGAGAGTGCCTATCAGATCACTGTGCCGACATTCAGGTCTGACATTACCCGTGAGATTGACCTGATCGAAGAGATTGCGCGGGTCTACGGTTACGATAATATTCCGACGGCGTTGCCGAAGGGTGATATTCCTGTGCCAGCACCGAATCCGAAGGTAGAGGTTCGTAAGCGTATAAAGCGTTTTCTGCTCGCTGCGGGTATGATGGAAGCCGTGAACTACAGTTTTTCTGATCCAAACTGCTTTGAGAAGATCCGTTTGCCGTCAGACAGTCCGTTGCGTGAGACTTTACGGTTGCAAAATCCGTTGAGTCCAGAGATGTCGATCCTCCGCACAACACTGATACCAGGGCTGCTTGAGAACACACAGCATAATCGGAATCACCAAATCAACGCTATCTCGCTCTTTGAGATAGGTGGCGTTTTTGTCCGAGATGGCAATCAGAAAGAGCCAGAACGGGTTGCCGGTGTTCTCGCTGGGCAGATTGGCGATGGGGTCTATGGCAATCTATATCGTGATCCCGATTTCTTTGACATCAAGGGACTCGTAGAGGGTATGCTTGAGGTATGCGGCGTTACCGAATACACGCTGCAGAAAACCGACGTGCCGACCTTCCATCCGGGTCGCAACGCTGTAGTATTATTGGGAGAGACGCAGGTCGGTACCTTCGGGGAGGCGCATCCAGAGGTGCTCGAAAATTACGATCTGCCCTATAAAGCGTATCTCTTTGACTTTGACCTTGAAGCGTTAGTGAGTGCCACTGTATTTTCCAGACGCTTTGAACCGATTTCCATCTACCCGAAGGTAGAGCGAGACCTTGCTATTGTTGTGGATAAAGCGGTGTTGTCAGATATACCGATAGCACTTATCTACACGACTGGCGGGGAATGGGTAGAATCGGTGCGTCTGTTTGATGTTTATGAGGGTGAGCAGGTTCCTGAAGGCAAAAAGAGTCTCGCCTATACCATCGTTTATCATTCTGACGCCGAGACTTTAACAGACAAGGCTGTGAATGCCCTTCACGAGCGGGTTGTTGAACACCTCCATCAAGAGCTCGGCGCGGAATTACGAATGTAG
- the ubiE gene encoding bifunctional demethylmenaquinone methyltransferase/2-methoxy-6-polyprenyl-1,4-benzoquinol methylase UbiE yields MQQAHRIKNLFAAVARHYDFLNSLLSLRRDRSWRRETVKVSNVEPTSKVLDVCTGTGELALAYSDKISADGFVIGSDFCFEMLAIGDQKLQQPVGAVSNRTTNFLAADTLILPFLDNTFDVVSVGFGIRNVSDLEMGIREMTRVAAPGGRVVILEFTQPVNPLFRGLYYFYFTKILPFIGNRISGSEDDAYGYLPRSVMKFPDCDALKAVMEQCGLTDVRFYRKTFGIVAIHVGKKSEEPSSESGFTGF; encoded by the coding sequence ATGCAGCAGGCACATCGAATAAAAAACCTATTTGCGGCGGTGGCGCGCCACTACGATTTCCTCAACTCGTTGTTGAGCCTCAGACGCGACAGAAGTTGGCGTCGCGAGACAGTCAAGGTGAGTAATGTCGAGCCGACGAGCAAGGTGTTGGATGTCTGCACAGGCACGGGTGAACTTGCGCTCGCATACTCAGATAAAATTTCAGCAGACGGTTTCGTTATCGGTTCGGATTTCTGCTTTGAAATGCTGGCTATCGGCGATCAAAAACTTCAACAACCGGTAGGTGCGGTTTCTAACCGCACTACAAACTTTCTCGCAGCGGATACCCTCATCCTCCCTTTTTTGGACAATACCTTTGATGTTGTCTCTGTCGGTTTCGGGATTCGGAACGTTTCGGATTTAGAGATGGGAATCCGTGAGATGACGCGCGTTGCTGCACCGGGCGGTAGGGTCGTTATCTTGGAGTTTACGCAACCTGTGAATCCGCTGTTTCGGGGTCTCTACTATTTCTATTTTACGAAGATTCTACCCTTCATCGGAAATCGTATCTCTGGGAGCGAGGACGATGCATATGGGTATCTCCCGCGTTCTGTTATGAAGTTCCCGGACTGCGATGCTTTAAAAGCCGTTATGGAGCAGTGCGGGTTGACGGATGTCCGGTTTTATCGAAAGACGTTCGGCATCGTTGCCATTCACGTCGGGAAAAAGTCTGAGGAACCATCGTCTGAATCAGGATTTACGGGATTTTAG
- a CDS encoding histone deacetylase: MEQQKTGFVYHPNYLNHDTGPNHPERPDRLRASLSALQESDIWDQLHPIEPTPANTAQLLYAHEPTYPEHIKQHCEAEVPLTYDTSVVKASYDIALLSTGGVLNAANAVATGAVQNAFAMVRPPGHHATPNQSMGFCLFNNIAIAARYLQREHKAGKVAIVDWDVHHGNGTQDIFYEDESVFFFSIHQSPLYPGTGSSYERGSGKARGTILNAPMPPGSGDNEYITVFTDVLIPALQAFAPEFTLISAGFDAHYLDPLANTELTADGFATLTDLILAFTEGRVVSALEGGYSLEGVSESVVAHVERLVKDNPKNPKIP, encoded by the coding sequence ATGGAACAGCAAAAAACAGGCTTCGTCTACCACCCAAACTACCTCAACCACGACACCGGTCCAAACCACCCCGAACGTCCCGACCGACTCCGCGCGAGTCTATCCGCACTCCAAGAAAGCGACATCTGGGATCAGTTACACCCAATCGAACCGACACCAGCAAACACAGCGCAACTCCTCTATGCCCACGAACCCACCTATCCTGAACACATCAAGCAACATTGCGAAGCAGAGGTTCCGCTCACTTACGACACATCCGTCGTGAAGGCTTCGTACGATATCGCATTGCTTTCAACAGGAGGCGTACTCAACGCGGCAAACGCCGTTGCAACCGGAGCCGTTCAAAACGCTTTCGCTATGGTGCGTCCGCCCGGACACCACGCCACACCCAATCAGAGCATGGGATTCTGTTTATTCAACAATATTGCCATCGCTGCCCGCTATCTTCAACGGGAACACAAGGCAGGGAAAGTCGCAATTGTCGATTGGGATGTCCACCACGGCAACGGCACACAAGACATTTTCTATGAAGATGAATCCGTCTTCTTTTTTTCTATTCACCAATCACCGCTCTACCCCGGCACGGGTTCGAGTTACGAACGCGGCAGCGGAAAAGCACGCGGCACCATACTAAATGCACCGATGCCTCCAGGGAGTGGCGATAACGAATACATAACAGTCTTCACGGATGTCCTTATTCCTGCGTTGCAAGCGTTCGCGCCCGAATTTACATTAATCTCAGCGGGGTTTGATGCGCACTACCTCGATCCACTCGCCAATACTGAGCTAACAGCGGATGGATTTGCCACACTTACAGACCTAATCCTTGCGTTTACCGAGGGACGCGTTGTCTCTGCGTTGGAAGGAGGCTATAGTTTAGAAGGAGTGTCTGAATCGGTTGTCGCGCATGTAGAAAGGTTAGTGAAAGATAATCCTAAAAATCCTAAAATCCCGTAA
- a CDS encoding lactate racemase domain-containing protein, with amino-acid sequence MALPKMTRIQQQFEVPVLDDLPAAIHTELDRINTAAIVKPSETVAITAGSRGVANVATAVKATVDYLKALGAHPFVVPAMGSHGGATPEGQRSVLEHYGITEATVGAPVKATMDVVELGKTADGLPVFFDRYAAEADHVIPLNRIKAHTDFNGSIESGLMKMMVIGLGKQQGANLYHRAFFQYGFEHIITTVGGFILDSGKIAFGLGLIENAHEDTAKAVAMPAAQLLQTERELLVESKSLMGRLPFDELDLLIVDWTGKNISGTGMDTNVIGRMMQNFEPEPVKPAILRIFVRDLTEESDGNATGIGLADFTTTRLVDKIDRHSTYMNGITALGPQKSKIPFYYDTDREAIEVALDTIGLTEPEDARVIRIESTLQLTELDISEVLLEDANLHSRLEVVGETKPFAFDTAGNLLPF; translated from the coding sequence ATGGCACTTCCAAAAATGACACGGATTCAACAGCAGTTTGAGGTACCTGTTCTCGATGATCTTCCTGCGGCGATTCATACGGAATTAGATCGGATTAACACCGCTGCCATTGTCAAACCGAGCGAAACGGTTGCTATTACTGCTGGCAGTCGCGGGGTCGCGAATGTCGCTACGGCGGTCAAGGCGACTGTTGATTATCTCAAGGCACTCGGTGCGCATCCTTTTGTGGTTCCAGCAATGGGGAGCCACGGTGGTGCGACCCCAGAAGGACAACGGAGCGTGTTGGAGCATTACGGCATCACGGAAGCGACTGTTGGTGCTCCGGTGAAGGCGACAATGGACGTGGTCGAACTCGGCAAGACGGCGGACGGTTTGCCGGTTTTCTTTGATCGGTATGCCGCTGAGGCTGATCATGTTATTCCTCTCAATCGTATTAAGGCGCACACCGATTTCAACGGTTCTATTGAGAGCGGTTTGATGAAGATGATGGTTATCGGACTGGGCAAGCAACAGGGCGCGAATCTCTATCATCGGGCGTTCTTTCAATATGGCTTTGAACACATCATCACCACAGTCGGCGGTTTTATCCTTGACAGCGGAAAAATTGCTTTCGGCTTGGGTTTGATTGAGAACGCACACGAAGATACCGCGAAAGCCGTCGCGATGCCCGCTGCGCAGCTCCTACAGACCGAACGGGAACTGCTCGTTGAGTCGAAATCGCTGATGGGTCGGCTCCCCTTCGATGAACTTGACCTACTCATTGTGGATTGGACAGGCAAAAATATCAGCGGCACTGGTATGGACACGAACGTCATCGGTAGGATGATGCAAAACTTTGAACCGGAACCCGTGAAACCCGCGATCCTCCGCATATTCGTCCGGGATCTCACCGAGGAAAGCGACGGCAACGCTACGGGGATCGGACTCGCCGATTTTACAACAACACGCCTCGTGGATAAGATTGACCGACACTCGACTTACATGAACGGTATCACCGCGCTCGGACCCCAGAAGTCGAAAATTCCGTTCTATTACGACACCGACCGTGAAGCGATTGAAGTTGCGCTTGACACCATCGGTCTGACGGAACCCGAAGATGCACGGGTCATTCGGATTGAAAGCACGTTGCAGTTGACGGAACTCGACATCTCTGAAGTGCTACTTGAAGATGCGAATTTACATTCGAGGTTAGAGGTCGTCGGCGAGACGAAGCCGTTTGCGTTTGACACGGCAGGGAACCTCCTGCCGTTTTAA
- the ubiA gene encoding putative 4-hydroxybenzoate polyprenyltransferase: MRKLRIILEMIKFEHTVFALPFAVMSAFIAADGVPSLEKLGWILVAMVGARSCAMAFNRLADAEFDSMNPRTAMRAIPAGLITKSAVWIFTIISAGLLVLAAWRLNPLAFALSPVALAVIMGYSYTKRFTVLSHFWLGLSLSISPVGAWIAIQGSFALPPIILCLVVLLWTAGFDIIYACQDVGFDRKHGLRSIPAKLGIRWALWVSSALHVVAVLLLLSIPFLVELGTFYYIGVGIVVLIFIYEHAIVKPTDLSRVNLAFFTLNGMISLVLMVLSIADILYF, from the coding sequence ATGCGAAAACTCAGAATCATCTTAGAGATGATTAAATTTGAACACACCGTCTTTGCACTCCCGTTTGCTGTGATGAGTGCTTTTATCGCTGCAGATGGAGTCCCTTCGCTAGAAAAACTGGGTTGGATTCTTGTGGCGATGGTCGGGGCCCGCAGCTGCGCCATGGCGTTTAATCGCCTCGCCGATGCCGAATTTGACAGTATGAATCCGCGCACAGCGATGCGTGCGATTCCTGCCGGTTTAATCACAAAAAGCGCGGTGTGGATTTTCACAATTATCTCCGCTGGGCTTTTGGTTTTGGCGGCGTGGCGACTGAATCCGCTCGCCTTTGCGTTGTCACCCGTCGCACTTGCTGTGATTATGGGCTATTCCTATACCAAGCGTTTCACCGTCCTCTCTCACTTCTGGTTAGGTCTCTCCCTTTCTATTTCACCTGTCGGGGCATGGATTGCGATTCAGGGTAGTTTTGCGTTGCCACCCATTATTCTCTGCCTTGTGGTGTTGCTCTGGACAGCTGGGTTTGACATCATCTATGCGTGTCAAGATGTGGGTTTTGACAGAAAACACGGTTTGCGCTCCATCCCCGCGAAACTCGGCATCCGATGGGCATTGTGGGTATCGTCCGCCTTGCACGTTGTCGCAGTGTTGCTTCTCCTCAGCATTCCATTCCTTGTTGAGTTGGGAACCTTTTACTATATCGGTGTGGGGATCGTTGTGCTTATTTTTATCTATGAACACGCTATCGTCAAGCCGACCGACCTGTCCCGCGTTAACCTCGCCTTTTTTACACTGAACGGTATGATTAGTCTTGTGCTGATGGTACTTTCAATTGCCGATATCTTATATTTTTAA